One Aegilops tauschii subsp. strangulata cultivar AL8/78 chromosome 7, Aet v6.0, whole genome shotgun sequence genomic window carries:
- the LOC109733413 gene encoding ribosomal RNA small subunit methyltransferase yields the protein MAGGKIQKKRHGGGGGGGGARLQGGIPFEKSKGQHILRNPALVDSIIAKAGLKPTDTVLEIGPGTGNLTKRLLEAGVKAVVAVELDPRMVLELSRRFQGHPLSSRLKVIQGDVLKCDLPYFDICVANIPYQISSPLTFKLLSHRPIFRCAVIMFQREFAMRLVAQPGDTLYCRLSVNVQLLSRVSHLLKVGRNNFRPPPKVDSSVVRIEPRKPLPPVSFKEWDGLVRICFNRKNKTLGSLFKQKRVLELLEKNYKTMQSLQLAQESEMGEEKMSPDDVAVLANMVEDLSMEIGDEKEDDDMEMDDAADGRASFKEKIMGILQQGDFAEKRSSKLSQVDFLYLLSLFNKAGIHFS from the exons ATGGCCGGCGGCAAGATCCAGAAGAAGCGccacggcggcggtggcggcggcggcggcgcgcggctgCAGGGTGGGATCCCGTTCGAGAAGTCCAAGGGCCAGCACATCCTGCGGAACCCGGCGCTGGTGGACTCCATCATCGCCAAGGCCGGCCTCAAGCCCACCGACACCGTCCTCGAGATCGGGCCCGGAACGGGAAATCTCACCAAGCGGCTGCTCGAGGCCGGCGTCAAGGCCGTTGTCGCCGTCGAGCTCGACCCGCGGATGGTTCTCGAGCTGAGCCGCCGGTTCCAGGGGCACCCCCTCTCCTCACGACTCAAG GTTATCCAAGGAGATGTTCTTAAATGTGATCTTCCGTACTTCGATATCTGTGTGGCAAACATCCCATACCAGATATCGTCCCCCCTTACATTCAAGCTTCTGTCACACCGTCCGATCTTCAGGTGTGCTGTGATCATGTTTCAACGTGAATTTGCCATGAGACTTGTAGCACAGCCTGGAGACACTCTGTACTGCCGCCTGTCAGTGAACGTGCAGCTCTTATCTCGCGTGTCACATCTGCTGAAGGTTGGGCGGAATAACTTCAGGCCTCCACCCAAGGTAGATTCTTCAGTTGTTCGCATTGAGCCAAGGAAACCCCTCCCTCCTGTCAGCTTCAAAGAGTGGGATGGACTTGTAAGGATTTGTTTCAATCGGAAAAACAAAACTCTGGGCTCCCTTTTCAAGCAGAAGCGCGTCCTTGAGTTGCTAGAGAAGAATTACAAGACAATGCAATCTCTCCAACTTGCCCAAGAATCTGAAATGGGCGAGGAGAAGATGTCACCTGATGATGTCGCAGTGCTGGCCAATATGGTCGAGGACCTGAGCATGGAGATCGGTGACGAGAAAGAGGACGACGACATGGAAATGGATGACGCGGCAGATGGCCGTGCTAGCTTCAAAGAAAAGATTATGGGCATATTGCAGCAGGGTGATTTTGCAGAGAAGAGGTCTTCCAAACTGAGCCAAGTTGATTTCCTCTACTTGCTGTCTCTGTTCAACAAAGCAGGTATACATTTTTCATGA
- the LOC109733412 gene encoding disease resistance protein RGA2, protein MEIAVSAVASELAGRLVSFLISKYRGQARLSKKENLESLRRLLLRVHTVVEEAEGRYITNSRMLLQLETLAEAMYRGYDALDTHGTLEQIGARPEVSGSSDSMDFRGFHSTAASKEVQTALRALEAASSEMAEFVALLAGCERMLRSPYSCHLHIDNFMFGRRVERQRVINVLMQDGHPPPGALAVLPIIGGRRVGKKTLVWSVCSDDRIRSRFPSILHVDGCEIQMIDRGRFTPPPVRTLIVVEFRSDVDDREWHEFLTLLQTLTGAGSKVVIISRLERPARFGTVNPVRINSLSREEYGYLFKVLAFGSSDPADHPRLALIGKELATMMEGSLVHLNVYSSVLRNNLNVQFWSRALRLYRTVMEANLSVFGEHPRALLDRGSTVDITRFSPSSSAAATPLRFVLLIGGRGSSGPGELPSMTFGDIIAGSVVLPMKFELVWESRLPPYTVISGTCVAQKPQHSTSPRKKRRT, encoded by the coding sequence ATGGAGATTGCCGTCTCCGCGGTGGCAAGCGAGCTCGCCGGCCGGCTCGTGTCTTTCCTCATCAGCAAGTACAGAGGCCAGGCACGCCTGAGCAAGAAGGAGAACCTGGAGTCGCTGCGCCGGCTCCTCCTCAGAGTCCACACCGTCGTCGAGGAGGCTGAGGGGCGATACATCACCAACTCACGGATGCTGCTGCAGCTCGAGACGCTCGCGGAGGCTATGTACCGGGGGTACGACGCCCTGGACACCCATGGCACCCTGGAGCAGATCGGAGCACGACCGGAGGTGAGCGGCTCCTCAGACTCCATGGATTTCAGAGGTTTCCATAGCACAGCTGCCAGCAAAGAGGTGCAGACCGCACTGAGAGCTCTGGAGGCCGCCTCTTCGGAGATGGCCGAGTTCGTCGCGCTTCTAGCAGGCTGCGAGCGTATGCTCCGCAGCCCGTACAGCTGCCACCTTCACATCGACAACTTCATGTTTGGCCGCCGGGTCGAGAGGCAGCGGGTCATCAACGTCTTGATGCAGGACGGCCACCCTCCACCCGGGGCTCTCGCCGTGCTGCCCATCATCGGCGGCCGCAGGGTGGGCAAGAAGACGCTGGTGTGGAGCGTCTGCTCCGACGACCGGATCCGCTCTCGCTTCCCTTCCATCCTCCACGTCGACGGATGCGAGATTCAGATGATCGACCGTGGCAGGTTTACTCCTCCTCCTGTGAGGACTTTGATCGTCGTCGAGTTCCGGTCGGACGTGGATGACAGGGAATGGCACGAGTTCCTCACGCTGCTCCAAACTCTCACCGGCGCAGGGAGCAAGGTGGTGATCATAAGCCGGCTCGAGAGGCCAGCAAGGTTTGGAACCGTGAACCCCGTCCGGATCAACAGCTTGTCAAGAGAGGAATACGGCTACCTTTTCAAGGTCCTCGCCTTCGGGAGCTCCGACCCGGCGGACCACCCGCGGCTGGCGCTGATAGGGAAGGAGCTGGCGACGATGATGGAGGGGTCACTCGTGCACCTCAACGTCTACTCAAGCGTGCTGAGGAACAACCTGAACGTTCAGTTCTGGAGCCGCGCTCTGAGGCTGTACCGAACGGTGATGGAGGCTAACCTGTCCGTCTTCGGTGAGCACCCGAGAGCTCTTCTTGACAGAGGCAGCACCGTAGATATCACCAGGTTCTCGCCGTCGTCGTCAGCGGCGGCTACCCCGCTTCGATTTGTGCTGCTGATCGGTGGAAGGGGCTCTTCCGGGCCAGGTGAGCTCCCCAGTATGACATTTGGAGATATAATAGCAGGCTCTGTTGTTCTGCCGATGAAGTTCGAGCTGGTGTGGGAATCACGGTTGCCCCCTTACACCGTTATCTCCGGCACTTGTGTCGCACAGAAGCCTCAACACTCGACTTCACCGAGGAAGAAACGCCGTACATAA
- the LOC109733411 gene encoding transcription factor WRKY45-2 — MEAPLAQVTDDLIKGRELATQLQGLLRDSPEAGGLIVDQILHAFSRAIHAARAAAAASTSERSSDVRSEVTDGSSGGAKRKSASAAGGGNRRACRRRTQQSSVVTKSMESLDDGQAWRKYGQKEIHNSKHSRAYFRCTHKYDQQCAAQRQVQRCDDDEGMFRVTYIGVHACRDPAAAVAPHLLHHLSGAAQGLHAGCHLISFAPGSVATATHGTTTSTAMGSGLQGIKPESGDQEEVLSSRTPGSSALHSAAAAATAPTWPDQGDVTSTRQYGGTVSFGEYLDDYASLGDLVSYVLDH; from the exons ATGGAGGCCCCGTTGGCGCAGGTGACGGATGACCTGATCAAGGGGCGGGAGTTGGCGACGCAGCTGCAGGGCCTCCTCCGGGACTCCCCCGAGGCCGGCGGTCTCATCGTGGACCAGATCCTCCACGCCTTCTCCCGCGCCATCCACGCCGCCAGGGCCGCGGCCGCTGCCAGCACCAGCGAGAGGTCCTCGGACGTGCGGAGCGAGGTCACCGACGGCTCGAGCGGCGGCGCGAAGAGGAAgtccgcctccgccgccggcggAGGAAACCGCAGGGCCTGCCGGAGAAG GACCCAGCAATCGTCCGTCGTAACGAAGAGCATGGAGAGCTTGGACGACGGGCAGGCATGGCGCAAGTACGGGCAGAAGGAGATACACAACTCCAAGCACTCGAG GGCCTACTTCCGGTGCACGCACAAGTACGACCAGCAGTGCGCGGCGCAGCGGCAGGTCCAGCGCTGCGACGATGACGAGGGCATGTTCAGGGTCACCTACATCGGCGTGCACGCCTGCcgggaccccgccgccgccgtggcgCCGCACCTCCTCCACCACCTGAGCGGCGCCGCCCAAGGCCTGCACGCCGGCTGCCACCTCATCAGCTTCGCGCCCGGCAGCGTCGCTACCGCTACCCATGGCACCACCACCAGCACGGCGATGGGGTCCGGCCTGCAGGGCATAAAGCCTGAGAGCGGCGACCAGGAGGAGGTGCTGAGTAGCCGCACCCCCGGGAGCTCTGCCCTGCACAGCGCcgccgcggcggcgacggcgcctACTTGGCCCGACCAGGGAGACGTGACGTCCACCCGGCAATACGGTGGCACCGTTAGCTTTGGAGAGTACCTTGATGACTATGCGTCCCTCGGGGACCTAGTGTCGTACGTACTCGATCATTGA
- the LOC109733410 gene encoding protein MICRORCHIDIA 1 yields the protein MPAAMAGGSGGMGSGPRSLDCRSFWKAGAFEAPSAATRESHDVLETGDFDRARVHPKFLHTNATSHKWAFGAIAELLDNAVDEICNGATFVKVDKSINLKDSSPMLVFQDDGGGMDPEGVRQCMSLGFSTKKSKTTIGQYGNGFKTSTMRLGADAIVFTRAIRGSNVTLSVGLLSYTFLRRTMKDDIVVPVLDFQIQDDHIVPLVYGSQGDWDSSLKIILDWSPFSSMGELLQQFKDIESHGTKVVIYDLWMNDDGLLELDFDDDDEDILLRDQAKATAGTTKIQKEIIEQHISHRLRFSLRAYTSILYLKKYANFQIILRGKVVEHINIAHDLKFKKIFTYKPQVTHDSQVVSVKVDVGFAKEAPVLGIFGMNVYHKNRLIMPFWKVLQEGSSRGRSVVGVLEANFIEPAHDKQDFERTPLFIRLETKLRQIIIEYWKNNCHLIGYQPMNPQLKTQYKAAKGSGGPGHQFQQKSSTAQRIGAHSSSTAQRIGAHSSNLLPETYDDAAVFGLRTNGAGSGLQFSGQAQENSTNSASLEEDLVNIASDAELDPNFIEKLSDENISLFTRREELKQRDTQLKQTILELEHELEETKRKCSQLSTELQVRKSQQQLPYM from the exons ATGCCAGCGGCGATGGCCGGCGGCTCAGGCGGCATGGGCAGCGGCCCTCGATCCCTCGATTGCCGCAGCTTCTGGAAAGCCGGCGCGTTCGAGGCCCCCTCCGCCGCCACCCGCGAGTCCCACG ACGTGCTGGAGACAGGGGACTTCGACCGCGCGCGGGTGCACCCCAAGTTCCTCCACACCAACGCGACCTCCCACAAGTGGGCGTTCGGAG CTATAGCTGAACTTCTTGACAATGCAGTTGATGAG ATTTGCAATGGAGCCACATTTGTAAAAGTGGATAAAAGCATCAATTTAAAAGACAGTAGCCCAATGCTGGTTTTCCAAG ACGATGGAGGAGGAATGGATCCTGAAGGTGTGCGGCAATGCATGAGTTTAGGATTCTCAACCAAGAAATCAAAGACAACCATTGGCCAGT ATGGAAATGGCTTTAAGACAAGCACAATGAGACTTGGTGCTGATGCAATTGTTTTTACTCGTGCAATCCGTGGGAG TAATGTTACCTTGAGTGTTGGCTTGCTCTCATACACTTTCTTGAGGAGAACAATGAAGGATGACATAGTTGTCCCTGTG CTCGATTTTCAAATCCAAGATGACCACATTGTACCTTTGGTGTATGGTTCACAAGGTGATTGGGATAGTAGCTTGAAGATAATACTTGATTGGTCCCCCTTTTCTTCAATGGGAGAACTGCTACAGCAG TTCAAGGATATTGAGAGCCATGGAACTAAGGTGGTGATATACGATCTATGGATGAATGATGATGGCCTTTTAGAACTTGActttgatgatgacgatgag GACATATTACTTAGAGATCAAGCTAAAGCTACTGCGGGGACGACAAAGATCCAAAAAGAAATTATTGAGCAACATATATCCCACAGACTCAGATTCTCTTTGCGA GCGTATACTTCCATCCTTTATCTTAAGAAGTATGCAAACTTCCAAATTATATTAAGAGGAAAAGTGGTTGAACATATAAACATTGCTCATGATCTGAAGTTCAAGAAAATATTTACTTACAAGCCTCAAGTCACGCATGATTCTCAAGTG GTCTCAGTGAAGGTAGATGTCGGATTTGCCAAGGAGGCGCCAGTTTTGGGCATTTTTGGGATGAATGTCTACCATAAAAACCGACTAATAATG CCCTTCTGGAAGGTTCTTCAGGAAGGATCTAGCAGAGGGAGGAGTGTTGTAG GTGTACTTGAGGCAAATTTTATTGAACCGGCACATGACAAACAGGATTTCGAGAGGACTCCACTATTCATTCGTTTGGAAACAAAACTTAGACAAATTATCATTGAGTACTG GAAAAACAACTGTCATTTGATAGGTTACCAGCCAATGAATCCACAATTAAAAACACAGTATAAGGCTGCCAAAGGTTCAGGTGGTCCTGGACATCAGTTTCAGCAGAAATCATCGACTGCTCAGAGGATTGGAGCGCATTCATCATCGACTGCTCAGAGGATTGGAGCGCATTCATCAAATTTGCTACCGGAAACATATGATGATGCAGCAGTCTTTGGACTGAGAACTAATGGTGCAG GTTCTGGGTTGCAATTTTCTGGCCAAGCACAAGAAAACAGTACGAATTCAGCAAGCTTGGAAGAG GATCTAGTCAATATTGCCTCTGATGCTGAACTTGATCCTAATTTCATTGAGAAGCTGAGTGATGAAAACATTTCTCTGTTCACAAG GCGCGAGGAGCTTAAACAACGAGATACACAATTGAAGCAGACG ATTTTGGAGTTGGAGCATGAACTAGAGGAAACAAAAAGGAAATGCTCTCAGCTTTCTACTGAGCTGCAGGTGCGGAAGAGCCAGCAGCAGCTCCCGTACATGTGA
- the LOC109733408 gene encoding large ribosomal subunit protein eL20z isoform X2, producing the protein MAMQQTRDPTAKLPSASPFASASPPPPYHHHHYGTFSPPPPPPVAAAAYDPSLKGRSAQGVVAFPCTIQQQVLVEGLPVREPRLPFCGVGVGGALFLLGFFLAAIPWYIGAFLLFFVALDHREKPGLIACTVAGIFAVVPFVLNGIRMRPFFF; encoded by the exons ATGGCGATGCAACAGACCAGGGACCCCACCGCCAAGCTCCCCTCCGCCTCCCCCTTCGCCAGCGCCAGCCCTCCTCCCCcataccaccaccaccactacgGCACCTtctcccctccgccgccgccgcccgtcgctgCAGCCGCCTACGACCCCTCCCTGAAAG GGCGCAGTGCTCAGGGCGTTGTTGCTTTCCCGTGCACTATCCAGCAGCAGGTCTTGGTGGAGGGCCTCCCAGTCCGGGAGCCGCGGCTGCCGTTctgcggcgtcggcgtcggcgggGCTTT GTTCTTACTAGGGTTCTTCTTGGCTGCAATTCCCTGGTATATTGGTGCTTTTCTTCTATTCTTTGTTGCTTTGGATCACCGGGAGAAGCCTGGATTGATTGCCTGCACAGTTGCT GGCATTTTTGCAGTAGTCCCTTTCGTGCTCAATGGCATAAGAATGCGTCCGTTCTTTTTTTGA
- the LOC109733408 gene encoding uncharacterized protein isoform X1, translating into MAMQQTRDPTAKLPSASPFASASPPPPYHHHHYGTFSPPPPPPVAAAAYDPSLKGRSAQGVVAFPCTIQQQVLVEGLPVREPRLPFCGVGVGGALFLLGFFLAAIPWYIGAFLLFFVALDHREKPGLIACTVAAKEKVVFPRNFLRAHGV; encoded by the exons ATGGCGATGCAACAGACCAGGGACCCCACCGCCAAGCTCCCCTCCGCCTCCCCCTTCGCCAGCGCCAGCCCTCCTCCCCcataccaccaccaccactacgGCACCTtctcccctccgccgccgccgcccgtcgctgCAGCCGCCTACGACCCCTCCCTGAAAG GGCGCAGTGCTCAGGGCGTTGTTGCTTTCCCGTGCACTATCCAGCAGCAGGTCTTGGTGGAGGGCCTCCCAGTCCGGGAGCCGCGGCTGCCGTTctgcggcgtcggcgtcggcgggGCTTT GTTCTTACTAGGGTTCTTCTTGGCTGCAATTCCCTGGTATATTGGTGCTTTTCTTCTATTCTTTGTTGCTTTGGATCACCGGGAGAAGCCTGGATTGATTGCCTGCACAGTTGCT GCCAAAGAAAAAGTTGTTTTTCCGCGAAACTTTCTGCGCGCACATGGAGTGTGA
- the LOC109733407 gene encoding uncharacterized protein At2g34460, chloroplastic has product MAGVFHAPTARPRLPLVLACLSPTTRKLHVTRPAASAMDEASASAPGAKKTTTVFVAGSTGKTGKRVVAKLLEKGFGVVAGTTDVGRARGSLPQDPNLQLVRADVTEGADKLAEAVRGVDAVVCATGFRRSFDPFAPWKVDNLGTVNLVEACRKAGVTRFVLVSSILVNGAAMGQLLNPAYIVLNLFGLVLVAKLQAEKYIRGSGINYTIVRPGGLTEQPPTGNIVMEPEDTLYEGSISRDQVAEVAVEALLCPEESSYKVVEIVTRADAPSRPLKDMFASIKQK; this is encoded by the exons ATGGCCGGTGTTTTCCACGCCCCCACCGCCCGTCCCCGCCTGCCTCTCGTGCTCGCCTGCCTCTCCCCGACCACACGAAAGCTCCACGTCACCCGCCCGGCCGCCTCCGCGATGGACGAGGCGTCGGCGAGCGCTCCAGGCGCCAAGAAGACGACCACCGTGTTCGTGGCCGGCTCGACGGGGAAAACCGGCAAGCGCGTCGTGGCGAAGCTGCTGGAGAAGGGCTTCGGCGTCGTCGCCGGCACGACGGACGTGGGCAGGGCCCGCGGAAGCCTGCCTCAGGACCCCAACCTCCAGCTC GTCAGGGCCGACGTGACGGAGGGCGCCGACAAGCTGGCCGAGGCCGTGCGCGGCGTCGACGCCGTCGTCTGCGCGACGGGCTTCCGGCGGTCCTTTGATCCCTTTGCTCCCTGGAAG GTGGACAACTTGGGGACAGTGAACCTTGTGGAAGCATGCCGAAAGGCTGGAGTTACAAGATTCGTGCTCGTGAGCTCCATTTTAGTGAATGGGGCCGCGATGGGCCAACTTCTGAATCCAGCCTACATCGTGCTCAATCTGTTCGGCTTGGTGCTCGTTGCGAAGCTGCAGGCGGAGAAATACATCAGGGGATCAGGAATAAATTACACCATTGTGAGGCCTGGAGGGCTCACAGAACAGCCGCCCACTGGGAACATTGTCATGGAACCAGAG GACACTCTCTACGAGGGCTCCATATCGAGAGACCAGGTTGCAGAAGTGGCTGTGGAAGCATTGTTATGCCCGGAGGAGTCTTCCTACAAGGTCGTCGAGATCGTCACCCGAGCTGATGCTCCAAGCCGCCCCCTCAAGGACATGTTTGCTTCTATTAAACAGAAATGA